In one Rhinopithecus roxellana isolate Shanxi Qingling chromosome 1, ASM756505v1, whole genome shotgun sequence genomic region, the following are encoded:
- the ZNF589 gene encoding LOW QUALITY PROTEIN: zinc finger protein 589 (The sequence of the model RefSeq protein was modified relative to this genomic sequence to represent the inferred CDS: inserted 1 base in 1 codon; substituted 2 bases at 2 genomic stop codons) has translation MRAQMWAPREQLLGLATEALPAKDSARPWEGKPRYLGPVTFEDVAVLFTEAEWKRLNLEQRNLFEEVMLENLRNLVSLAESKPEVHTCPSCPLAFGSQQFLSQDELHDHPIPGFHAXNQLHPGNPCPEDQPQPQCPSDKNHRGAEADQXVEGGVRPLFWSTNERGTLVGFSSLFQKPPISSQGGNRILEIQLSPAQNASSEEVDRISKRAETPGFGAVRFGECALAFNQKSNLFRQKAVTAEKSSDKRQSQVCSECGRGFSRKSQLIIYQRTHTGEKPYVCGECGRGFIVESVLRNHLSTHTGEKSYVCSQCGXGFSCKPYLIRHQRTHTREKSFMCTVCGRGFREKSELIKHQRIHTGDKPYVCRDCGRGFVRRSCLNTHQRIHSDEKPFVCRECGRGFRAKSTLLHQWTRSEVKPHVCEECGHGFSQKSTLKSHWRTHSGEKPYVCGECGRGFSRRILLNGHWRTHTGEKPYTCFECGRNFSLKSALSVHQRIHSGEKPYACTECGRGFITKSQLIRHQRTHIGEEPYVCGECGRGFIAQSTLHYHRITHSGEKPYVCSQCGRGFHDKSTLLAHEQTHLGRSLMCVGNVGGDLAGRYSSTDTGGHTQERSLMRASSVGQTLATNPLSAYIRGYTRGRSLILARSVGEALGGSHSSTYTRRHIWGKALEVQGVRM, from the exons GGACCAGTGACTTTCGAGGATGTGGCTGTGCTTTTCACTGAGGCAGAGTGGAAGAGACTGAACCTTGAGCAGAGGAACCTATTCGAAGAAGTGATGCTGGAAAATCTCAGGAATCTGGTCTCGTTGG CAGAATCAAAGCCAGAAGTCCACACATGCCCTTCTTGCCCTCTGGCCTTTGGCAGTCAGCAATTCCTCAGCCAAGATGAGCTACACGATCATCCTATTCCAGGTTTCCATG GAAATCAGCTCCACCCAGGAAACCCCTGCCCAGAGGATCAGCCACAGCCACAATGTCCTTCTGATAAAAATCACAGGGGGGCTGAAGCAGATCAATGAGTGGAAGGAGGCGTCAGACCCTTGTTTTGGAGTACAAATGAGAGGGGGACTTTAGTGGGTTTCTCTAGCCTGTTCCAAAAACCACCAATAAGCTCTCAGGGAGGCAACAGAATATTAGAGATACAGCTCAGTCCAGCCCAGAATGCAAGCTCTGAGGAAGTAGACAGAATTTCCAAGAGGGCAGAAACCCCAGGGTTTGGAGCAGTCAGGTTTGGAGAGTGTGCACTAGCTTTTAACCAGAAGTCAAACCTGTTCAGACAGAAGGCAGTCACAGCAGAAAAATCTTCAGACAAAAGGCAGTCACAGGTGTGCAGCGAGTGTGGGCGCGGCTTTAGCAGGAAGTCACAGCTCATCATATACCAGAGGACACACACAGGAGAAAAGCCTTATGTCTGCGGAGAGTGTGGGCGAGGCTTTATAGTTGAGTCAGTCCTCCGCAACCACCTGAGTACACACACTGGGGAGAAATCTTATGTGTGCAGCCAGTGTGGGTGAGGCTTTAGCTGCAAGCCATACCTCATCAGACATCAGAGGACACACACAAGGGAGAAGTCATTTATGTGCACAGTGTGTGGGCGAGGCTTTCGTGAAAAGTCAGAACTCATTAAGCACCAGAGAATTCACACAGGGGATAAGCCTTACGTGTGCAGGGACTGTGGCCGAGGCTTTGTAAGGAGATCATGTCTCAACACACACCAGAGGATACATTCAGATGAGAAGCCTTTTGTTTGCAGAGAGTGTGGGCGAGGCTTTCGTGCTAAATCAACTCTCTTACACCAGTGGACACGTTCAGAGGTGAAGCCTCATGTGTGTGAGGAGTGTGGGCATGGATTTAGCCAGAAGTCAACGCTCAAATCGCATTGGAGAACACACTCAGGGGAGAAGCCTTATGTGTGTGGGGAATGTGGGCGGGGATTTAGCCGGAGGATACTCCTCAATGGACACTGGAGGACACACACGGGAGAGAAGCCTTACACGTGCTTTGAGTGTGGGCGAAACTTTAGCCTCAAGTCCGCTCTTAGTGTACATCAGAGGATACACTCTGGGGAGAAGCCTTATGCATGCACGGAGTGTGGGCGAGGCTTTATCACGAAATCACAGCTCATCAGACACCAGAGGACACACATAGGAGAAGAGCCTTATGTCTGCGGAGAGTGTGGGCGAGGCTTTATAGCTCAGTCAACCCTCCACTACCACCGGATTACACACTCCGGGGAGAAACCTTATGTGTGCAGCCAGTGTGGGCGAGGCTTTCATGATAAATCAACTCTCCTCGCACATGAGCAGACACATTTGGGGAGAAGCCTTATGTGTGTGGGGAATGTGGGCGGGGATTTGGCTGGAAGATACTCCTCAACAGACACTGGAGGACACACACAGGAGAGAAGCCTTATGCGTGCATCGAGTGTGGGCCAAACTTTAGCCACAAATCCACTCTCAGCTTACATCAGAGGATACACTCGGGGGAGAAGCCTTATCCTTGCACGGAGTGTGGGCGAGGCTTTAGGAGGAAGTCACAGCTCAACATACACCAGAAGACACATTTGGGGAAAAGCTTTAGAGGTGCAAGGAGTGAGGATGTGA
- the NME6 gene encoding nucleoside diphosphate kinase 6 isoform X1, producing the protein MRLERSEMASILRSPQALQLTLALIKPDAVAHPLILEAVHQQILSNKFLIVRMRELLWRKEDCQKFYQEHEGRFFYQRLVEFMASGPIRAYILAHKDAIQLWRTLMGPTRVFRARHVAPDSIRGSFGLTDTRNTTHGSDSVVSASREIAAFFPDFSEQRWYEEEEPQLRCGPVCYSPEGGVHYVAGTGDLGPA; encoded by the exons GAGTGAGATGGCCTCAATCTTGCGAAGCCCTCAGGCGCTCCAGCTCACTCTAGCCCTGATCAAGCCTGATGCAGTCGCCCATCCACTGATTCTGGAG GCTGTTCATCAGCAGATTCTAAGCAACAAGTTCCTGATTGTACGAATGAGAGAACTACTGTGGAGAAAGGAAGACTGCCAGAAGTTTTACCAAGAGCACGAAG GGCGTTTTTTCTATCAGCGGCTGGTGGAGTTCATGGCCAG CGGGCCAATCCGAGCCTACATCCTTGCCCACAAGGATGCCATCCAGCTCTGGAGGACGCTCATGGGACCCACCAGAGTGTTCCGAGCACGCCATGTGGCCCCAGATTCCATTCGTGGGAGTTTCGGCCTCACCGACACCCGCAACACCACCCACGGTTCGG ACTCTGTGGTTTCAGCCAGCAGAGAGATTGCAGCCTTCTTCCCTGACTTCAGTGAACAGCGCTGGTATGAAGAGGAAGAGCCCCAGTTGCGCTGTGGCCCTGTGTGCTATAGTCCAGAGGGAGGTGTCCACTATGTAGCTGGAACAGGAGACTTAGGACCAGCCTGA
- the NME6 gene encoding nucleoside diphosphate kinase 6 isoform X2 codes for MASILRSPQALQLTLALIKPDAVAHPLILEAVHQQILSNKFLIVRMRELLWRKEDCQKFYQEHEGRFFYQRLVEFMASGPIRAYILAHKDAIQLWRTLMGPTRVFRARHVAPDSIRGSFGLTDTRNTTHGSDSVVSASREIAAFFPDFSEQRWYEEEEPQLRCGPVCYSPEGGVHYVAGTGDLGPA; via the exons ATGGCCTCAATCTTGCGAAGCCCTCAGGCGCTCCAGCTCACTCTAGCCCTGATCAAGCCTGATGCAGTCGCCCATCCACTGATTCTGGAG GCTGTTCATCAGCAGATTCTAAGCAACAAGTTCCTGATTGTACGAATGAGAGAACTACTGTGGAGAAAGGAAGACTGCCAGAAGTTTTACCAAGAGCACGAAG GGCGTTTTTTCTATCAGCGGCTGGTGGAGTTCATGGCCAG CGGGCCAATCCGAGCCTACATCCTTGCCCACAAGGATGCCATCCAGCTCTGGAGGACGCTCATGGGACCCACCAGAGTGTTCCGAGCACGCCATGTGGCCCCAGATTCCATTCGTGGGAGTTTCGGCCTCACCGACACCCGCAACACCACCCACGGTTCGG ACTCTGTGGTTTCAGCCAGCAGAGAGATTGCAGCCTTCTTCCCTGACTTCAGTGAACAGCGCTGGTATGAAGAGGAAGAGCCCCAGTTGCGCTGTGGCCCTGTGTGCTATAGTCCAGAGGGAGGTGTCCACTATGTAGCTGGAACAGGAGACTTAGGACCAGCCTGA